AAAGCAGCTGCTTCCTCTTTTGCACTTCGTTTCTGCTCCTTGGAAGGGCTCTTTAAGTGGAGGAACACTTGCAAGATGTGCCCCCCTGGCTTGAATGCAGGGGGGGTCAGGACCCTCCAAATACTAATGCCACTGGACGTGCCATAATATGCATAATACTAGTTTCAGCTTGTTAGTGGAATTTAACTAAAAAAATTCAGCAACGAGCACTGAATTGCTTGAACACAGTATAGAAAGGTGATTAAAGGTGATGCTGTTGCATCAGCAATAGGTGAATGCACAGGCTACACATGCCAGTAAACTCTTACGGCTGCAGCTAATTGCATAAAATTGCATACAGTTACAAACAATGCTCGCTATGTTAGCTAAGCCATACAGTCGACAAGGTTATCAATACATTCGGTACTGAATGCAATTTCAACTAATAATTTGTGGCTGTCACTGCCAAATAACCCCGAGTCAGCTTCTAAATGGCACTAACACTAAGTACACGTTACATCAATATTCTCTCATCTGAAAATAAGGCCATGGTGCATTACTGCACATAGGCTTTTCCACTCGCACTTATAACCTAGCCGTCTCAATAAAGAACCAAAACCAAAGATAATATttggggttttatgtcccaaaactacgatatgattatgagggttgccgtagtggagggctccagaaaattcGACGATCTGGCGCTCATCAACGTGCGCTCACATCACACCGAACACGGGACTCCACCGCTTGATCTCCATCGAGATgcgaccgccacagccgggatcgaacctacgaccttctaatcaGCATCGGAGCACCCTATAGCCACTGTTTCGCCGAGGCGTACAGCCAAAACCACTGTGGCCATGCCTAAATTGCGCTTGCACCAATAAAAAGTGTTCATGCGCTTAACACCATCATGCTCCATATGCCaagagacagtaggattgggcgcgttggtataacatgataaagagtgcttaccagcgcaaacaaTAGGGCAAGACGGGACAGGAGAagtcttctcctgtcccctcctgccctatcgtttgcgctggtaagcactctttatcatccATATGCCAGCGCGGTTAACGTACAACGCAGGTGGTTGGACTCAGGCGTAAGCGTACACGTACAGGGTCAGGCATGTGACAGGACACGTACAGACTCAGGCGTGTGGCTCAGGCGTAAGCGTACACCTACAGGGCGAGAGCGGGTGGGGGGGTAGAAAGAAACGTGAACAGTGCGGCGCGCTGTTCTTATCGCGCTCTGACcttacggtggcaatgaaaaagACGATACAGTGGCTCTTAACTGTATCATGTATGACTCCCGTAGCTTTCTATTACCATAGAGGCTACAACCACTTAGTAAGAGATGTGAAACGGTAGAGAATGCAGATGTCgcactgttcgcgtttctttccatCGCGATAGTACTTAGTGTTAGTAAAGCTTAAAAATTTTAAAGTTCACTGTGTTGTAGAAAACTTTGAATTTTCCCGAAATTTGCGACTTTATTCCGTCGAACTGCACGTCACATGTTGTTAGTGCATTTGAGAAGAGACCAGAAATGTGAATTTAAGGCTGACCGCCGAAGCAGCGGAAGTATTCAGATTTTTTGTGTGTATCTCGTTGTTTATAAACTTTCGTCTTGACTGTAAACGTTCTTGATGCACGATGAATGCAAGAACATCAAGACTGTGGTAGCCACATTCACAAGAAAGATCTCGCACACCAAAGTTGTTCGTGAAACATAACTTACGGGAATCCTGATGTTGGTAATTAGTGAATAGGATTGGCAAATGGCAAGGAACATTTGCAAAACAAAAGCTTTGTCAATTCAGTCGCTGGTTTCACGATACCTAATCAACGCTGCGGCCGCGCGCCATGCGTGGGCGTCGGCAGGGGGTAGCGAAAGGGCCGGGGCACTGCCCACCTCAAGCCACACCAGCGCTTGCCCTGCCCCAAGCTACACCGAATTCACCCCCCATCTGcgattcacccccccccccccaccaccaccccCCATCCCCCCAAAAATCCTTCCGACAACCATTACAACAGAAATCAGTGGCACCTGCTTCACCTGCCAGGTCCTGGCCTACATTCCACGTCGTCGCTTTGAGCCCCGTCAACCCTCTTTCTTTTTCATCCCATTTCCCCATCCTAACTAGAAaggcttgggaggagtacctgctcggctgctccagCTTGGTTgctcaacgctccttggtgggGCGCGCTCGGGCAGCGGCGAACTCTATTGGCATTCCGTAATAGGGTCTAGCCACTCAAGCATGCAATATGCTGTAACTCTTTTGGTACATTTTCGGAAATGAACTAATTCTATCGCAGGACGCGCTAAAGATGAAAGAAGATGTACCTAAAAAGCACAGTTAAATACTGCAGCACTACAGGCTAAACAGAATAATTTATCCGCCAGCTCAGCCCAGCCTGGCTCGGGAAGGGGCAGTAAGGAAGCTGCAAAGTAACACCTACGTTCACGGTACGTTGCTTCACCGCATATCAGCAACTGAGTACTCGTACAACTGCAAGCACTGTGATGTCCCAGAAACCCTATTCCGTATGGTATGAGGAAGCAGACAAAGCCCTGTAGAGACACTACACTAACCGAAGAGCAGTGCGAGGCCAAGTTATCAGATAGGGGCCTGAAAATCAGCGCAGcatggttcaacgggcgcgggagATGACGAAGGCCCGCGGCTACCTGCAGTAAGGAGGCCGCCCACCATGGGCACACAATTCGTTAActgaaataaaagtttattctttctctctccctacCACCACCGTGGCAACACGTATATATGAAATCAGCTTTGTTGACTTCCGATGGCATTTATTGCTGACGTTGGCCGCCCATTGATGGGACGTCGGTAATACGCGTTCGCTCTCTTTTTCCGATTCTCTCTTGAATCGGGACACGAAATGAGGTCACGAACACGAAAGATAAAGCCCGTAAGCGCGCGCGTGACATGTTAAGggcagcaggaaaaaaaaaaaaaaacatgcgttaTACTTCCTACCGCCCTTGGCAAAGCCCTTGGCACAGTGAATACATCTTTAACGCAGGCCTTATATATGTTATGTTGACACTGATAGCGTTCCGATATGCCCGCATCGACGTAAGCATAATCTACTTGCTGATGTGGTCGGCATAAGCGTATAGCCTGTTTAAACATCGCCAATAACCGCGATGGGGTCCTCGGCCACATTAATGAAAAACCCAGCAGTTATAAAATTTatattacagtgaaagctgttatgagatcacaacttgggtcacgcgcagcgccgctgccgccgccggtgtccgtaacacaTCACGCGAAATCAGGAAAAGAAAAGTTTgataccaatgacacagtggggcttgaacacgggtccactgggtgccagccaagtattctaccactgagccactccGGTGCTAGGGACGTGTTGGCAAAATTGCCTTAGgcgcttgatgtcaggaaagcaatcgcgttaatacgacttataaagcgttttaaaacaccgaaaaaacgAGCAgccatcacacaatgcgaatagcgtaacgagtgggtcctacaatgctccaacctattaaaAACGCTTGTTTTTTGCCCAGCTTTaaactgtggcgcacacccacttcagACATAACTCCTCAttgtcttcagccactgcatgaacaatcggcacgaaattcctcgcaatagtttagcggacagcacgcttctcaaaagaatgacgaaaaatgggatagcgaatgctggcctaccaccctaaaatttttattattaatgccatagtgggcatGAAGCTAGTGTGCTTagagcagttacccaatgagtgtttagaaaaggcaaataccgctcttctagctttggcTGTCACTGTGTTGCGCCTTCCGCGGAGGCCTGGCTTTTCTAATAAAATAGCAAAAGCCACGCAAGCAAATTGGAAATATAGCGACATTAAAATCGTAatacagggaggggggggggggggtcaaccacGGCTTATGTGGGATCGTACGTGGGTTTGTATGTATGCGTGTTTCTATGGACATATTAAATCTAAAAAAAAGTTCGTTAAAaatgaattccccccccccctttctgtcTACGCTGTTGGCTGTTCATATACCTGAACATCTACATGTCTACATTTCTTTATAGTTTGTGTACATGATAACTCTGAGCGCATTAAGTGAACAAGGGAGCGACGAGGTTAGTGGGATTTTTTATTTCGTTTGGAGCACCTGGCAACGCAGCTAGTGTCCTGCTCGTTCCATACTCTAGCGCAGGGCACTAAATCGCGTCGAGCACAGGGCAAACTCTGAATGACTGCTAGTAATGATCGGTGTCACACAGAGGAAACAGCCCTTTGCCGTGCTAGAGGGGCGAATGCACCTCCTCTACAAACGGCGGGTCGGACGAAAAGACGCGGGAGATCTACCAAAAGGAGCATCCCTTCGTCGGGTTCATACCAGACCCAACGGGGCACTTGAATACCGTTGAAAACGGCTGAAACCGCGACAGGGCGACATTCAGCCGAGTCCTGGGCGGCACCGATATCTTGAAATGAACGCGGTCTCTGGCCACGCCTTGCGGCTGCTCTGGCTCGCAGAACGTGGACGCCCAGTTGATGAAAAACAGCTTGCTGGGACTGAGCCCTTTAGCTTGACCAGGAAAGGGACCTGCTGGGCCACTGTTCTTAGTCACCCACCGATGGACGTTGTACAAAGGGCGCAGCACAGCTCCGTCCTGAACGTTCTCTTCCATGAAGACGAACTTGTCACGCAGTTCCTCCTGTATGTACCGCCTTGTTTCGTCGGCGAAGCTGTCCTGAAGGCACTTCGCTCTCTCGACGAAACGATCCTCTGTCGTGGATGTCCACCAGTGGCGGAGGTCACCGTCAGCGTCAATAGTCGAACCGCGAATGCTCATCGCCGAGAACATGCCGCGCAGCACCTCGCCAAGGAAAAACGGCACGGACACCGCGTCTGGGTGTCGCGAGATTCCCACGATGAAGTCGACCGTCACCGGAGACACGGACAGTTCATTTCGGTCCGGCTCGTAAACGAACCCGGGAACAAAGGCGCTGTACGTCGCTGTCACCGGTTCGTGGAAGAGGTTCAGGTCGTTACTGCGCCAGTACTTCTGGCGCAAGCTGCGTTGCGTGTTGTAGACAGCTTCGATGAAGCTCACGTTGTCGGAAGTTTGCAAGGCGATAGGAACTTGACGGAGGGCGTCGTCTTGGTTAATCGGTGCCAGGACTAGCTTCATGCGTTCTATCTTTTCAACAGCAACAGACGCCTCTTCCTTCGTCAACCAGGAAGTGTGAGTGGCAGCCTGTTTCATTTCGTTGCGCGCCAGGTGCTCCATGTTTTGTAACTCATCGGCGAGGTCGCCGGACAAGAGAGAAGGGGCTTTCTTAAGGAGATGAGACCACACCAGAGCTCTTGTGGGGATGGGGTAGAGTCTCTCCAGAAGGTACATGCATGCCTCCAGTCGCTTCGAGACGCCAGTGGCGAGATGATGATGGTAGCTGACAGGAACCATGAAGTCAGCTTTGTTGGAAGGAAGCAGCGGAGAAAGGAATACGACCAGCTTGAAACCCACGTAGTTTAACAGAGTGCGAGCCCTTGCGTGAGCCAGGATGCTAGACAGGTGGTTAAAGTACACTGGGTCGAGAAGGGCGACTTTGCTACTTGAATGCTGGCCCATGTTTCCGTCAAGAAAGTGCTGGAAGTACGATTGCCAGTTCCAGTGAGGGTATGATCTTATCGTGTCTATCGCGAGCGTCACGTGCAGCACTGGAACACTGCGAGCGGAGTGAGAGGCCGCGATGCTAATTCTTTCCTCCAGGTCCATGATTTCCAACACGCTCGGCAAAATGTCGTTACCACCAGGGTTCCACAATGATAACACTTCGAAAATGAATTCGCCGTAGGCTTTAATGTCTTTGCCAGGAAAAGCGTCCTTGTACAGCCTAAGTAGTATAGGCGGCGAGTTGACGTGCAGCATAATTTCGTGTGTTGTTGGTCGCTCTCTGAGAGACACGCTCACCAAGGTTGAAAAACCGAGCATCTTCTCAGCTTTGGCTGCTAACATATGCGCCTCGGAATCCGGGGGAGGGTCACCGTACGGCCACTCGTCTATTCCAACGTCGGACAGTATTCTTCGAAATACTTTCCAGTCTGTGTCTTTTTTAGAGCCACGCACACAACGCTGCATGAACTGCGATGCATCGCTTAAGAATGATGTTTTTCTTGAGTCTAGCGGTTGTTGTTTCAACATATTCCACAGACCAATAATGGTAGAGGTGGAGGCTGAGTAAATGTATGGCTGCAAACTGAAGTCGGCTTTCTGAAACCACTCGTTCGAGCAGACATGAGCGTAGAAATCATCACAGGGTGGGACTGAGTTGTTCAGTTTGTTACGCAGGTACCGGCTCTGCCATTGGCATGACTCAGAGCTGCACTCTGAGCTCGGCGTCGCGACCTGCTGAGGACGAAGAGTTGGTCTCGTGGGAGTGGGCACACCGTGGTGCTGAATGATGGCTCCTCCTGGAGGAAACTCTTCGGATATGACCTTGAACAGCCTGCCCGCGGTTCCGAACACTACGACGATCACTAGGACTACTAGGACCGCCAAAGGGACTAGGGAGCAGCTCTTCGGTGTGCGCTTGGCCGGCCGCGCCTCCTCGTAGGGCTCGCTGCTCTGCGACTCAACTGCCCACCGCGTCGACTGAGAGCTGTGGCGGGTATTGCGGGATCTTTTGGGGCTGGCAGAAGCGGCGTTGCTGTTGCTTCCGTCGTCGTCCTGCGAAGCTTGTATAAGCTGCCCGACAGACTCGCTTCTCTGGTTTCGATTGCGGCGGCGTTTCTTTTGCTTGGAGTCAGGTTGCGGAGACAAGGGAAGCTGCTCCACTGTGTGTCTAGTGCTCATGGGCCACTGCTCCGAAATGGCTTGAGGTACTGGATGATCCTGGAAGAAGCGCGCCGATGGTGCGCCGTAGACTTGCTGGGTATTGAAAGGCGGAGGCTCAAACGCCAAGTGGACGGGATAATGTGAGTAGGAATCCGGCATACCATGCATATGGATGTGGGGCGAAGAGGGCGCAGGAAACCAGGCAGTACTACGAGGCGAATGCGGCATTACCGGTGAAGCTGAGAGCGAAGAGAGCGGTGCCATCGAGAACCCTCGCTGAGGACTCCCAAACTGCCGCCTGCGCTTGGGACGTGGCGAAGGATTCATAAACGCTGTCTCACCGAAAGGATTCATGGTACACGGCTTACGCGTAGGATATTTTTGGACGCGAAGCGCAGGGCACGAGGTAAAGTCGGTCTTTATCCTCTTTGCCGCAAGTACATGGGTGATGCGGACACTGCTTTCGACTGGCCTAAACCCACTTTGTGGTACTGATCAGTACGTTGattaagatttaaaaaaaaagcagttccCTCATTCACGCAACCACGGTTCATGGCAACCAGGAGTCTAAGTTATAAGTTGTACGATGATGATACTTATGTTGTAAACGGCGTTAATGGAGCATGCGATTGAACAGAAAATGACAGACGTGGAATTATGAGGCAAGAAGACAGCAGAATGAATGAGAGACATCGATAGACGAGAATACAGCAGTCAACTATGATATCGTCTACCGCTTCAGCGGTAGACGATATCATAGTTgacttaaagcaaaaaaaaaaaaaacacttgcaaaAGGCTCGAGCTTGAATGGAACGCGACAGCGTAGTCGCGCTTCATTCGCTAGCCAGACTTCGCTTCTTGCTGACCACCTCAACTATGACGCGGGCAACGGACGTCTGTGCACGCACAACATTAACCCTTTTCAACTATCCTAGAATGCCTACTGTAAGTAAAATTGCAAGTGCCCCTTACGCCataattctatctatctatctatctatctatctatctatctatctatctatctatctatctatctatctatctatctatctatctatctatctatctatctatctatctatctatctatctatctatctatctatctatctatctatctatctatctatatatctatctatctatctatctatctatctatctatctatctatctgttcctGTTCGTTTCTTGCACCACTTTTTTGCACATTTCTTCGTATTTGTTTCCCATTATTTtttgtgtctatttttttctctttctcggcTGGCTATGTTCATTACTCATTTTGATCACTTTATTTatatctttatttctctttctttctcttttgtgtgtagtgcttcctgtttttttttcagcttttttgtctgtttctttctcttattttctctttctctgtacACTTATATTTTTTGTTCTCCCGTTCTTCgcgctttctctctttttttatttctcctctCTACCTCTTTCACGTGTTTCACGCACTCTGCTGCGCCGATCCGAGTTTTCGTTTAACGCTCGCACTTGGTCGACTCGATAGAGGGGCTTGTACAATTCCAGCGGCGTAtacccacctgtagtgcttggcGCGACGAAGCACAAGCTACCGATACCTTAATGCAGCGTCGACATAATAGGCGTGGCTCGTCCACAAAAGGAATGGCTTTGATTTTGGCTGAAAATCGCAATGTTCATAATTTCTGCCCAGAGCAATGTTTCGCCCACGGACGATGCCGATTATTTGCACACAACAACCACGTCAACGCTGATACCGGTACCTCTTCTAAACGAAATGTTTAGAGCCCTCGCGTTATATTTGTCAAATGCGTTCTGACAAATCGACAAACTAAAGGACGAAATAAACATCCCAAGACCAGACTTAATGAATATGAATAAATAGAAACGTTTACAAACGTGACATTCTTGTCAACTCCATCGGCGCAATTTCAAGTGGAATCTTCGGTGACCTATTTACCGGTGAAAGTtttaaaagggaaaaaaagagaaaggtacAAGAGATGAAGCCTGTGTACAACGGCAACTGAAATTAGTGCATGAAGACCCCCAAAGACAGCGCGTGAGTAACCTTATCAATTAACAGCAAGAGAAATTGTTTATTATGTCTTTCGCCTTTGCTGCAAGCAGCGGTTTGGTGTTTCGTACGGCTACTTCCTGCATTTAACTTGCACCTGGGCCGAGCTTTCGCTGTGCAAGTCATTGTTTGAGCGAAAGCGGAAGGAAGCCGGTACGCTTCATTTGACGAAACAGGAACTCCTGTCACATAGCTGTTGCTGTTGTGCCAGTTTACTACTTTACTAGAGTTGAGCTGCGCACGCCCTCTCGTCTCAcctgattgattaatatgtggggtttaacgccccagtaccaccatatgaatatgagagacgccgtaggaaagggctccggaaatttcgaccacctggggttctttaacgtgcacccaaatctgagcacacgggcctacaacatttccgcctcgatcggaaatgcagccgccgcagccgggatttgatcccgcgacctgcgggtcagcagcggagtaccaccgcggcggggctcgtgtCATCTGTCTGGCGGCAACCACCACAACGTGGGCAAATATAGGCGAAAATATATCATTGTTCGGAATGTACACGGCGTTGCCGCTGAGCATTAGTAGACATAATGCCCAGTTTTTAGTGCTTACCTGTGCTTGCGCGCTAAACAGCTTGAGGAAGGTGGATATAACGTACGAAAGTTGatttgttcaaaaaaaaaaaaacgagttcgTAGGGAGGCTTGAAGTGATGAGACGTCGACGAACCGGGGATAGCTGAAGCCAACGTTTCGACATTGTCACCTTGTCGAAACGTCAGCTTCAGCTATTCCTCGTTCTGTGATTTCACACATCTCATGTGTTTAAACACGATGCTATCAACCTAGGCGCCTTGTGAAAAACAGGAACAAATAGCAAGAAAGAAACGTCGCTCATAATTCGCGAACTAATTTCATGGCTCAGCGACTCAACCACAGTTGGTCATGGCACCATGTAATCGCAAGAAGCAATATTAACAGATTAATTGTTAGGTTCCAAGTAAGATACACTGAAACGGGAACATGTGTCGAACTTCTTTATTGTAAAAGGTGAGCAAAGAGTGAGAGATGATGGGGACCTTGAGagaagtgagaaagagagagggctCACTTGAAGTCATAGTAAGGGCACTGGGCTTATAGGCCGTGGCAAAGAAGGAAGGTTCCCATGTCGCCTGGTAGTTTTTGCGACGCCAATTCTGCCCATAAACTCGTCGAGTCCCATAGGCAGCCGCATAGGATTTGGCATGTACGGCAAATTCGGATACCGTGACGAAGGCCTCCGAGTTGGGAATGTTGGTTTCTGAGTTGACGGAAAAGGAGGTCTCTGAGTTGGTGACGTACTGGGTCGCTGAGTTGACGGTGTTGTAGGGCTCTGGGGCGGTACTGTAGAGGGACTTTGACTATGTGGTGTCGTGGGGCTTGTAGTAGGTGGTATCGTGGGGCTTGTAGTAGGTCGCGCTGTGGTGGGTGCAGGTGGTTGTGTTGTGGGTACTGGCGGCGTTGTGGGTACGTCAACCGGTGGCGCCGTCGTCACCTCTACTGGAGGCGttgtgggcacttgaattggtggCGTCGTGGGGACCATAACTTGTGGCGTTGTGGGAACCTTAACTGTAGTCATCGTGGAGACTTCAGTCGGTGGTGTAGTGGAAACCTCAGTAAGTGGAGATGATGAACTGGTAGGCAACCCTGGAGTAGTATCTGCATGAGTAGTCTGAGTGGCCGTTTCAGTCATGAATGGAGTTTTAGTTTCTGGCTTTGCTGTTGTCGGCATGCTGGCTGTGAAGTTAGCTGCCTGCGCTGTTGTTGGTGTGGCCATACCTGCTTGCGTTGTCGAGCTTTCGCCGATAGACGTGACTGCCGGAGGTGTCTCTGTAGTTGCTATCATTGATGTGGACGTTCCCGGGGCCTCAGATGACATTTCCGAAGTGCTCGATGACATTGTAACATCAGCCGCACCTGAAAGTGTTCCTTCTGAGGGGGAAGATGTTTCCTCTGGTCCCGCGCTTCCAATCGGGGTCGTGCCCTGCTCTTCCGATGAACTCGTGTTACTGTCCATGGGATCCAAGG
Above is a window of Rhipicephalus microplus isolate Deutch F79 chromosome 1, USDA_Rmic, whole genome shotgun sequence DNA encoding:
- the LOC142766832 gene encoding neprilysin-2-like; translation: MPHSPRSTAWFPAPSSPHIHMHGMPDSYSHYPVHLAFEPPPFNTQQVYGAPSARFFQDHPVPQAISEQWPMSTRHTVEQLPLSPQPDSKQKKRRRNRNQRSESVGQLIQASQDDDGSNSNAASASPKRSRNTRHSSQSTRWAVESQSSEPYEEARPAKRTPKSCSLVPLAVLVVLVIVVVFGTAGRLFKVISEEFPPGGAIIQHHGVPTPTRPTLRPQQVATPSSECSSESCQWQSRYLRNKLNNSVPPCDDFYAHVCSNEWFQKADFSLQPYIYSASTSTIIGLWNMLKQQPLDSRKTSFLSDASQFMQRCVRGSKKDTDWKVFRRILSDVGIDEWPYGDPPPDSEAHMLAAKAEKMLGFSTLVSVSLRERPTTHEIMLHVNSPPILLRLYKDAFPGKDIKAYGEFIFEVLSLWNPGGNDILPSVLEIMDLEERISIAASHSARSVPVLHVTLAIDTIRSYPHWNWQSYFQHFLDGNMGQHSSSKVALLDPVYFNHLSSILAHARARTLLNYVGFKLVVFLSPLLPSNKADFMVPVSYHHHLATGVSKRLEACMYLLERLYPIPTRALVWSHLLKKAPSLLSGDLADELQNMEHLARNEMKQAATHTSWLTKEEASVAVEKIERMKLVLAPINQDDALRQVPIALQTSDNVSFIEAVYNTQRSLRQKYWRSNDLNLFHEPVTATYSAFVPGFVYEPDRNELSVSPVTVDFIVGISRHPDAVSVPFFLGEVLRGMFSAMSIRGSTIDADGDLRHWWTSTTEDRFVERAKCLQDSFADETRRYIQEELRDKFVFMEENVQDGAVLRPLYNVHRWVTKNSGPAGPFPGQAKGLSPSKLFFINWASTFCEPEQPQGVARDRVHFKISVPPRTRLNVALSRFQPFSTVFKCPVGSGMNPTKGCSFW
- the LOC142804539 gene encoding uncharacterized protein LOC142804539; this translates as MDAEESPVMVTAEADTSATLDPMDSNTSSSEEQGTTPIGSAGPEETSSPSEGTLSGAADVTMSSSTSEMSSEAPGTSTSMIATTETPPAVTSIGESSTTQAGMATPTTAQAANFTASMPTTAKPETKTPFMTETATQTTHADTTPGLPTSSSSPLTEVSTTPPTEVSTMTTVKVPTTPQVMVPTTPPIQVPTTPPVEVTTAPPVDVPTTPPVPTTQPPAPTTARPTTSPTIPPTTSPTTPHSQSPSTVPPQSPTTPSTQRPSTSPTQRPPFPSTQKPTFPTRRPSSRYPNLPYMPNPMRLPMGLDEFMGRIGVAKTTRRHGNLPSLPRPISPVPLL